In Monodelphis domestica isolate mMonDom1 chromosome 4, mMonDom1.pri, whole genome shotgun sequence, one DNA window encodes the following:
- the LOC100020736 gene encoding olfactory receptor 52K2-like: MSTINKTSLHPTSFFLLGIPGLETAHIWISIPFCLVYIMAVLGNSILLFIIKSDQSLHEPMYLFLSMLSVADLILTTTTLPKILSLFWFNDREISFDACLTQMYFIHSLSTMESGFILAMAFDRYVAICNPLRHSTILTHSVIGSLGLAIVFRGAVLLSPHPFLLRWLPYCRTTIISHTYCEFMALIKLVCAPTRIRKAYSLIVAFLTGGMDFILIMCSYVLILRVVFNMPSNDARLKTLGTCGSHVWVILAFYTPAFFSFLTHRFGHHIAPHVHIFVANIYLLIPPMVNPIIYGIKTKRIREKFLKVFVVKNV; this comes from the coding sequence ATGTCAACTATCAATAAGACTAGTCTGCATCCAACTAGCTTCTTCCTCCTTGGCATCCCTGGTCTGGAAACTGCACACATTTGGATCTCCATCCCCTTCTGCCTAGTATATATAATGGCTGTGCTGGGAAATAGTATCCTTTTATTCATCATCAAATCTGACCAAAGTCTACATGAACCCatgtatctctttctctccatgcTCTCAGTGGCAGACTTGATTCTCACCACCACAACACTACCCAAGATCCTTAGCCTCTTCTGGTTCAATGAtagggaaataagttttgatgCTTGTCTTACCcaaatgtattttattcattctctGTCTACTATGGAGTCTGGATTCATCTTGGCTATGGCTTTTGATCGCTATGTGGCTATTTGCAACCCCCTTAGACACTCAACGATTCTGACCCACTCCGTTATTGGAAGCCTTGGCTTGGCCATTGTGTTCCGTGGAGCTGTGTTGCTCAGTCCCCATCCATTTCTACTACGGTGGCTTCCCTACTGTAGGACAACCATCATCTCCCACACATACTGTGAATTCATGGCCTTGATCAAGCTAGTCTGTGCCCCAACCCGGATCCGAAAAGCTTATAGTTTAATTGTTGCCTTCCTTACAGGTGGTATGGACTTCATACTGATCATGTGCTCTTATGTACTCATACTTCGTGTTGTATTTAATATGCCCTCTAATGACGCAAGGCTTAAGACCTTGGGCACCTGTGGTTCCCATGTGTGGGTAATTTTGGCTTTCTATACTCCtgccttcttctccttcctgacACACAGGTTTGGACACCACATTGCTCCCCATGTCCATATTTTTGTGGCAAATATTTACCTTCTCATCCCACCTATGGTGAACCCCATCATTTATGGAATAAAAACCAAACGCATCAGAGAAAAGTTCCTCAAAGTATTTGTAGTGAAAAATGTCTGA